Part of the Rhinolophus ferrumequinum isolate MPI-CBG mRhiFer1 chromosome 25, mRhiFer1_v1.p, whole genome shotgun sequence genome, GAAGGCCAGTGGCGGAACGACAAGCCTGATGGGGAGGGCATGTTGCGCCTGAGTGAGTGCCCCATCCCCCTCAACCGGCCCCGCCCAAATGGCCTGCTGGCCCCTCCCACCCGGCCTGCCCTCGAAGCCGCTCTCTTCTTGGCCCTACGTGGCCACGCCCCCCTGGGCACGCCCCCGCAACTCCCCGCTCCAGTGAGGGTTAAGGTAAATAACAGGACcagatccctgccctcagggtGCTTATACGCTAAAAGGGGAGTCTAACGATACACATAAACAATTAAGACATTTTCTTATGGTCATAACAATCAAAGCCTACACTTATACAGCCCtgagctcatttaatcctcactacaatCCTATAAAATAGGTACTCTTATcattcccactttacaaatgacctgaagcacagagatgttaagtcacctgctcaaggtcacacaggaattCCCCTTAAAAATAGGAAGGTGTGTTGGAGAATGACAAAGGAGTTGGGGATGGGCTATTTAGATTTACTTAGGGTCAGGAGTCAGGGAATACCTCCCTCAGGAGGTGACCTTTGAACTGAGatctgagggaagagaaggggcTGGATATGTACTGAGCTGGTGAAGAACATTGCAGAGGGAAGAGTAATGAGAAACCCCCATTAGTGTCAGGACTTAGTCCATTCTCTACATAGCAACCAGGGTGAACTTTGTAAATTGGACCTCTTCCTCGCTGccctagctctgtgaccttgagtggGTCAATCAAACTCCTTGAGCTTTACAagctccatctgtaaaatggaatgcGGCATCCTTCACATGGCTGTTTTTGTGAGGACTGAGGCCAGAAACATAGCATGGAACCAGACACAGAGTAAGTGCTGAAAAAACATTGCCAATTCATATTATTAgctatattattttacaaataggaaacCATGTTACGCATTCAAATTCAAGTAAGTAGTGGAGGCAAGACATGAACCAGGTCTGACTCTGGAAGTCGCTGACACCCCAGGGCTCTAATGTTTCTAGGTCATTTGTCCCagaccctgctccacccaccAGTGGCAGAAGGCCAGCCCAGGTGTGGCggaggggccagcctggtggtcTGGCTTGGGTTCCTATGCCCAGCACCCACGCCTCCCTGTCCTTTCTTCCAGAGAATGGGAACCGCTATGAGGGATACTGGCAGCGAGGCTTGAAGAACGGGTCTGGGCGTTTCTTCCACCTGGACCATGGTCAGCTGTTTGAAGGCTTCTGGGTGGACGATGTGGCCAAGTGTGGCACGATGATCGATTTTGGTCGTGATGAGGCCCCTGAGCCCACCCAGTTCCCCATTCCTGAGGTAGGCAGCTCTCACTAAGTGCCCTGTGGCCAAATCCAGAAAGAGATGGCAAacagcaccccaccccaccaaccACACCTagcctggcccagcccagcccaacaAGGAAACAGACAAGGTTTTGTTTTCAGTCATGGCATCTCCAGGGAGGTAGACAGCACCCCACAAGGCAGGCAGCACCGCCCCCACCGAGGCTGGCAGCAGCACCCCCAAAAGCAGGCAGCACCTTATAAAATTGGCGGCCTGGGACTTCTGTGCTCCTCAAACCAACCCCTGCTGCTTCCCTCCAGATCAAACTTCTAGATCCCGACAGCGTACTGGAGGAAGCCTTCGTCACGTTCAAGAAGACACAAGATTGATGCCAGGTGAGGGAGTAGGCACGCCTGTCACCCTCTATGTGGACGACGCAGCTCCTGAGGTCTCCTTTGGTCGGGGACAGGACCAGAGAGGGTGGGTTTCTTGCCTCCTGCAGTCCAGCTGGTCTTTTTTGGTTCCTCCCCTTCAAAACTCATTTCCCTGAAGACCAGTTCATTCCAGGCCTGCCCAAATCCTCCCATTTGTACCCTGGGCTTCCAGGGAGGAACATTGCTTGGAGTCAAGTGGCTGGCTCACCCCGAATGCCTTGAGTAAGGTGGTTTGCCTCAGGCCTCCACTTGCACATCTGTCCAGTGGGCCTCCTCCCGTCCTAGCCCCTCCTAGTGTGGGTATAAATGGGGTTCGAGGAGAGAGCGTTGGGACAGTGTCTGAATCGCCAGCTCCTACCAAGCCCTCGCCTCTGCAGACAGAATACCAGAGCTGCAGGAGAAAGTGAAGCCCACGTCACCCAACTGCTCAGACCAGTGCGGCTCCCACTGGAGGAGTGAATGGTGGCTCCAGGCACACCCTTGGCACTCTCAGAGGGACTCACGCCTCCCAGCACTGGATCATTGCCAATGGGGGGGGCAGTGCTTCTTCCCCCCGCTGGCCTTGGGGACCCTCTTGTTATGGCTTTCATTCTAGCACCTCATCCCTGAGTGCCTGAGAATAAAGGAGAACCTGGTGGCATTAGCCTAGGAACTATGGGGTGAGGCTTGGGAAGGATTTCaggtagaaaagaaggaagacgTTCCCATGGACTGCATGGATTGACCTTGAGGGAGAGACAGGAGGTGTCTCCAGGTCTCTGAGCTCTGAGGTACTCCAGAGAGGAGAGTGAGCCTGCATCTGGTCACACTGGTCACCAAGATTTAGGGTGAAAACCTGACCTGGCTTCTCGGTCTAACACGGAGACTCTCAACCTTGGAATCCCGTGGGAGCTTCAAAAGCTACAGACGCCCAGGTCCCACACCCAGTTTCACATCTGTCTGGGGTGAAGCTTGGCCCTTCAGAATTTCCCCAgctgattctaatgtgcagctgGGGCCAAGGACCCCTGACTCACTGGTTTGTGACCCTTAGCAAGTGACCTCcatgcccatctgtaaaatgggacttaGATCTCACAGGGGTGTTTTGAGGATTTGCGAACAGATGGAATCATAATGAATAACATGTATTGAGGTTAGTTGTGAAGCAGGTATCTGGGAAGGGCTTTGCGTAATTCTAATCTAGACAATATTTCTGCAAGACAAGACAAACTCTTATGCAATGGGTAGAAACATGAGCTCTGCAAACTGCCTGGGTGTGAATCCACTGTgatttattagctgtgtgttcTTGGGTACACCACCCAACTTCTCGGTTCTCTAGATTTCCTCCCCACTAATACAAGACAATAACGGTACTTACCACCCAGGGTTGTTGTGGTTACGGTGAAGATCAAATATGGAGGTCAAATAAGGCACGGTTCTGAGGATGATTtcatccccctccctccctggggacatttgggatatctggaaacatttttggctGTGACAGCTGGCAGGCAAGAATGCTACTGGCACCTAGTGCGTAGAGGTTGGGGATCCTGCTCAACATGCTAGAATGTGCTCTACAAAATAATGATTCAGCCCACTGTCAACAGTGTAACCTTGAAAAACCATGATGTTTGTAAAGACCTCACCCAGTGCGTGGCACATAGTAAAGGCTCAATAAACGCTCACTGACATTGTCGAGCTTCTCTCTGCCTCGACATCATAAGCAAGGTGGCCTGACTCAAGGCATGGTTCTCGGTCTGTGCCTCTGACACCTGGAAGCTGAGTCTGGCTACCTTGGGATGCAGCATTAACCAGAACACACTCACTTGGTGCCATGCCCTGTGCTGACAGCTTTACACGTGTCCTCTTTCATGACTCTACGAGATTTCCTGCTATTCCGAGGGCCATTTTAGAGGAGGAAACCGAGGTTCAGGGAGGTTCACAAGTCACCAAGCTAGAAAGTGACTGTAGTTAAACATAGGTCtatctgctcttttatttttgagactttattaaatttatgggggaaggggtgacaatggttagtaaaattacataggtttcaaagtCTGTCTGCTCTTAAGGTGCAGAAGTCGCAGTGTGTCTTGAAGGCTACCATGTTCCAGAAAAAGTAGGGTGTGTGTGCTTGTTTATAAAATTTCTCTAGATAGGACCACAATAAACTGGCAAACAATGGTTCTCTGGGGAGAACTGGGAACAAGGGAGGGCAACTTTTCACTGTGTATTTGGAACCATGTGAATGTATTAgctattcaaaatataaataaaactgaaattaaagaGGCTGTTCTCAACAACCAGTGTTTCCTTAACTTACCTGGGTTTGAAAGTTACCTggagtgcttgttaaaaatacagaatccAGACACACCCAGGGGAGGGGCTTGGATATCTGCATTTTACAAGGCAATCTGGTGATCCAGAAATCGAGCCAGATCCCAGATCTCTGCAGAGGTCGGTCAAGAGGTGGATCTCTTATGGAAATGCATGGAAGGTGCCTTAGTCTTCTCTGGGGAGCAGTGGAGCGTTTCCCACAGGGAGCGGGGGAGGGATGGGTCCTGGTGCCTGTGACGCAGGATGGGGGCAAGAAGCTGTGAGAGGAAAAAGGCAGGCCCCATTCCCCACTCAGCTCACGAAGCAGCTGCTGGCCATGTCCACGTCTGCACAGAAGGACAAGAGCTTAAGGCCACACTTTCCCAGAACCAACTTTCACTTCAGCCAGAGCACTTTGTGTTCATACAACCCTTTTCTGTATTGGTTTTCTGGGACAGACAGAGCTCTGAAACTCAAAAGGCCCATAGGGGCCAGGCGAGTTAACAGAGACAAAGCTGGCCTGGTGTGAGACAAGAGGGAGCAGTGGGGACTGTGGCAAACATACGTCCTAAGGGAGAGGGTGGCTGCTACTGAGCTCCTGTCCATTGCTGCTCTGTAAGGTGGGCCCAGTACTGCTGCTGGGTCTTCCTATTTCTTAAGCAAAGCCAGACTCCGCCCATTTAAGATTTCTGTGAGTGCCCAGGCGCTGAGCCAGACTTTCCAGGTTCTAATTCTGgccaattacttaacctctttggacATCAATTTtgttatctgaaaaatggagataaacatTCCTGCCAAAATGCACAACCTGATTGTAATAATGATAAAACATCAGAGAAACCAGACTAAGGCAACATTCTACAAAACCACAGGCCTGGTcgcttcaaaaatgtcaatgttacAAAGGACAAAGAGAGGCTGTTTCAACCCAATGCAACCCATGATCGCAGATGGAAAAATCACTGCTAGAGAGGACATGATTGGGACAAATTGGAATGTGAACACGAACATTCTATTAGATAGTAGCATGGTATCAATGTCAAGTTTCCTGAATTTGATCACTGAATTGTGGTTACGCAGGGGAATGTCCTTGGTTTTAGGAGGAAGTATTTAGGCACAAAGGGAACTATGCATATGGTTCGGGGGAAAAACATACAGCAATCCTCCTTATTCATGGTTTCTGTATTTGAGAATTTGCCTGCTGGCTGAGGCTGAACAAGGAGACACACTGCcttgtttcagctctcacacTGGTAATGAATAAGTATCCTTTTCATGGCCTAGTTAGTGCcatgttttgtgctttttgttgatTTCGTTGTTCAAAATGATCCTCAAGCATAGTGAAGTGCTGCGTAGTGTTCCTGAATGCAGGAAGGATGTGATGTGcctcacagaaaacaaaaagtgtcTGTGTCAGGTAGGcaagcttcattcaggcatgcGTGACAGTTCTGTTGGCCCTGAGCTCAATGCTAATGACTCaacaacatatattatataagttGTCTTTAAAGAGAAACGTACACAAAACAAGGTAACATATTGATCAGTTGACAATAATATTGcgaccagaggctcacaggaacctaacaCCGTATTTCCCATAGGAGCGATAGTTTAGTATTGGCTAATTCACGTTCACGGTGACTTTCCAGAACAGAACTATTGGGATTAACAAGaattgactatatatattttagtggCTATTCATGCAACGTTTTTGTAGGTTTGccatttctcaaaatgttgaAAACACAATTTGCTTAGAGGCTCACCTGACTGATTGGGGCACCAAGAGAAATAATACCAGGCGGCCCAGAACCAACAAATAGACACGAGGTGGTGTCCCTTATAAGTATATTTATGTGttcacacgcacgcacacactcGACGCTGAACAGGGTGGGCGGGTCAAGACGGAAAGGACAGGAAGAATCCAGGTGGCACTGgcatgggggaggaggagggacaaAGGGAGCTTTTGTCCCTGCTCTGGCTCCCACCGATGGCCTCCTAACAGGAGGAGAACCTGGAGCTGGAAGAACAGGAAGTGCTTATTCTCTTAGAGGAAAGTTTCAAAGTGcagtcatttctctttaaaaagagcCTCTTCCCTCTACTCTCTGCCCCACGACGAAAGCCTGTCCTCCTGCACAGGCTATCCTTGAGGCTGGAGCAGGACAAGGTCATGGGGAAGGGCATAAGGCCAAAGCTAGGAAGTGCCCAGGCCTGAGAGGGCTTAGGCATAATGGCTGCCAGGCGTCAGGGGACGGTCCCCTCTGTGGTCCAGCTGGTCCTGCAAGCGGGCGAACTCGGCCAGCTCGTTGAGCTCCTGGAACTGTCGGTCCGTCTTATGGCTGACCAGTGAGCGGTAGAAGTGGACGGCAAAGACGATGAAGACCAGGCCGAAGGGGACCATGATGGTGGTGGAGGCGATGGCGGCGGCCTGGCCCGGGGTGATGCCACTACTGCTGACATTGGCGACGGCGCCGGCAGCTGGGGGCTTGCTGGTGGGCCGTGGCTGGCCCGGCTGCTTCTTGAGGGGCAGGAACTTGACCCAACAGAGCAGCACGACCTCGGCCAGGAAGAGCAGCGTGCCGATGACGGTGGAGAAGGCCCAGGCCAGCTCGATGTGGCGGTGCATGCGCTCGTGGGGCGACTCCTTGACCGAGTTGAGGTTGTGCACATTGCTCACCGCCTCGATGTTGGGCAGAATGCAGGTGCTGATCATGAGTGCAAACAGGTGCACGGCCACCAGCACCGTTGTGCAGGCACTGAAGGCAATGAGCAGCCCCGGCGGGTAGTCATGGTCAGCATCCAACTGCACCTCCACCATCGCCACCTGGGGGGGGGTAGGGCAGAGGTGGGCTGAGCACCAGGACGGTCACAGCTCACCGGGGCTTTCCTCTGTCAAGCTCTCGGacactgggcaagtcacttggccTCTCGGACCCTCTGTTTccacatctatacaatggggataataagatcCACCGACTTGGGGTCGAGAAGTGGTAGAAAGTGCAAGTGAAGAAAGCAGGCTTGGAGCCCAGGCTGCCTGGATGTGAATCCTAATTCTGCTCCTTACTACCTGATTtccttgggaaagtcactgaacctctctgagcctcaacttcaACTTTCTTATTTGTGAAACAGGGACATTGTATTAATTCATAGgattattttaacaatttaatgAGAGCTCCTGGTACATGGCAAACACCTCTCAAATAGTAACCACTGAGGTTACCACCCAGCCAGGTATTCAAAACCAACCACCACAAACGGTTAAAATGGTGTTGTGTGTGTATCTCACTAGAATAaagtttgcattaaaaaaaaaaaaagcccccacccctctctctccctgttggCCCCACACTCCCATTCTCAAgcagaggggtggggggcggaaaTGAAGGCCCTCGCAGGTCATGCCCAGGCCCTTTCTGAGAACACAGTACACCAACCAACAAGGAACCACAAGAAGTTTCCCAGAAGAGATGGGCTCTAGCCCAGTATGGTGGGACAGCCCTGGGGCCATCTCCTCCCCCGGCCCCAGCACTGGGCTTAGGGCCCCAGGGCTCAGGTACAGGCTGCTCCCCAGTTCCTGGGGACCTGTGGAACCAGGGTCACCAGGGGCACACTCTGGGCACACCGCCCGCTGCTTCTCACCTGGGCCTTGCAAATCACCCCCATGAAAAGGAGCCAGCTCATCAGATCTGCACCAGGAGCAGCGAGTGGTGGGCATACTGCCAGGGCCTGCCTAACGGGCCTGGGACAGTGAGCACCAATGGCAATACCATTAAGGGCCGTGACCCTTCATGACATGTTCACCAAGTACGTGCCAGGCTCTGAGCACGGGAGGTCTAATGCTGAAATGTGTCCACCAGCCCCAAGTCAGCCTGCCCTGACCCCTCCTTACTCCTGGGGAGGGCAGTGCAGTGGGCTCCTTCTTTCCCCACCAGATtgccttctgcctggaatacctGGCCCTGTTTGCTTGCTTCATTTCTTGTTCCTCTGTATCCTTACTATGGCCTGGAAAGGCAAGGTGGGCCCATGGTTAGGAcccccagctctggagccaggcAGCTCGACTATGAACCCTGACTCCTCTGCCCTTTTATTAGGCTGTGACTCTGGCCAGTTTCTCcaactttctgggcctcagtttccttctctgtaaaacgGGAACCATGGCACATGGCTCATAGGTTTGTGGTGAGGACTGAGTTAATGCCATGTAAAATactgagtgcctggcacagagtaaaccCTCAGTGAAAGCTTTATTACTGTTACTCAGTTTAGGAAGCTCACTCCCAAACGCACTGTCACTACAGGAAATCGTCTGGGGTTTCTACACTCCTCCAGGAGGGATATGCACAATCTAGAGCTGATTTGGGGTCCGACACCTTTGAGACTCTGGTGACAATAATGGACACCTTCCTTAGAACACCCAGGTATAATATATTCATAGGACTTTTCAGGCAATTTCAATGGGACTCAGATTTTGCTCTGGATTTCCCACAGTTGATGATTATATGAACTTTTCAGCCCAGGAGTTTACAAAATGTTACAAGTTACTGTAACTCTGGAGCagtgccattaggattttgactGCTTTTAAGACCACTGGAGGCCTAATGCCAACCCTGAGAATTCTTAGTATATGCTGGTGAGGGATATGGGGCATCAGGGCAGGCCACCAGGGCATGGTGAATCAAAGGCCACATCCGGAGGCCCTGTGGTCTGTTCCCAGGGCTGCCCACGCCGGAGAAGGGGGGCACACACCCTCTAGCAGTGATgcctcctgccacctccccacccccagcacttcctcttcctgttttGGCCTGCTGCCCCGGAACCTGAAACCCGAGAAGCGACAAGCAGGAAAGCCTGCTGCTTAGCTGCCCCAGGTCCACTGGCTACTTACATCCTCACTGGAACTGTCTGAACCCGTTAGGCGTGTCAGGCCCTGGTGGTGGTGCAAGTGGGGGCATATACAGGTAACGCTTTCAATCTGTTCCCTTCCTGGTATCTCCCCCTCTATAAAGGTATTCAGCATGaactggctccaccacttacaaCGCTGGTGACCTCGGACAAATATTTCAACCTCTCTgggccagagcttctgcctctaTAAAAAGAGGGGCCTACTTCTTATAGTTGTTGAGGATTCAATGAATTCACAAACATAAAAAGCCCTCAGAATAAGACCTGGCATAAAAGCAGCTTAACAAAGTGTCAATGACCGTTAGTAACatcattcttcttcttttaccaatgaggaaactgaggctcagaaagcgGTTGGCTGTCCCAAAGGGACCTGAACTCCAGTCCCCGTGGCTCTGAAGCCTGTGTGCAAAGGAGGAAATGGCGCTTCTCTCACACAGTCGCTGCGCTAGACACAGTTTGTATCCCCTCTAAATATATGCGTTGCAACCCTCACCCCCAGTGTGATGGAGTTAGGAGGTGGGATCTTGGTGGGGGGGGTGATTAgggcatgagggtggagcccccatgatgggattagcgCCCTTATAAGGCAAGACCCCTTGgctcccaccatgtgaggacacaggcgCGAAGAGGTGTCCGTCAGCCGGAAAGCCGGCCTTTGCCAGACATCGATCGACTCTACgcgtgccttgatcttggacttgcagcctccagagctgtgagaaataaacgtttATAAGCCACCCCGTCTGTGGTGCTGTTATACCTGCCCACAGGGACTAAGACAGTTGCCGAAGAGATTCAATGAGGTCTTGACATGTAAGTGTTTAACACAGGGCCGGCccacaggaggtgctcaataaatcttagttAAAAAGACAGGGCTTGAAGCAGAAGAGAAATGACACCCTCTGCTCTGGCTGGAGAGAGCTGACCCCATGTGCCCCTAAACCACACCTGGCCAGACGGCCACGTCAGCAGGACAGAGACCACTCTTTCCACACCATGTGTCACATCCATAGGCTCATAGGCTGTTGGGACATGCCTGGCCTGGGGACACCAGAACTGGCCAGCCCTCCTCCGGTTCTTGGGCTGGGTGGCTCAGTCTGCGATGTGGGCCCTGTGAGGAAGAGCAAGGGGCCTGTTGCTGGGCTCCGGAAGAAACCCCATCACCCTCGCTGGACCCTACACTTCCTGGAAATTTCCCCGCAGGCTGGTTGTATGCAGCGTTCCCCCACTGGGGACCAAGTTCAGTGCCATGCTGCATAAAGAACTGGTTGGCACAAATCTTGATGGATCCTGATGGAAACTGTTCACCAGAAGAAAAGCcactgccttttccagaatgcttcCGGCTTGGGAAATCTCCCCATGGGAAGGAAGAGTAAAGTCAGGGGGGCCCCACGGAATCTGGCAGGTGACTCCTAGGGCCCCAGCTGAGTCCCAGAGAAATCAGATCAGATTGCAAGCAGCTTCACAAGGTAAATATAGCCGGAGCCCGTTAACCCAAAATAAACAGCTCCCAGCCAGCCACAGGCCTGCTTCAACCTGACCACAGGGGTCCCAAAGGGATAGGAAGGGCAAGAGACAGCCAGCCACACCTCACACTGGTCCATGGACCCCCCCCACGGGGGACACTGGGATGCCAATTTTCAAGCATGAGCCAAGAAGCTCATGTGATTCTGAAGGGTAGGGCCTGGCTGGCTTTGCCAGGTGTCTGCCCACTATGCCTGAATGCCAACCACCTCTCCTCACTCCTGCTGGGCTCCATGGAGACCCAGGCCACCTGGCGACTGGAAGTCCAGGGCCTTCTGAGGCAGCCCTCCCATGACTGGCCCAACCCCAGCACCCACAGATGGGAGACACAACTCCCCTTTCCCAAGCCTGGGCTTGTTCACTTTGAGGAGGGTGGGTGGCTGCAGCCTGGAACAGGAGGGCCGCCAAGCCACAGTCACCCAGGGTCACCCACAGCTGTCTGAGCCTGCCGGCCCCACCTCAGATGCAAGCCATCTATTAAGAGGATTGAGGCCTAGTCCAGCAGTTTACAAACTCTTTTGACCACTACAGTCCAGTACTCCAAATGTTTCTataaatagacacacacacattttaacagAAACAAAAGTTCCACCAAATAGATACTTATCCTTAAAAGCATGAACATGGTCTATTCTTACAATACGCACAATATGCTGCGCACGCTTTCTATTTCATTCCATtcttattccattaaaaaaaaaaaagtgctggttGCAACTCACTAAATTGACGTCATAAGCCACTAATAGGTGGAACTAgccgggcggggcggggagggggagagaacAGGCCTAGACTCTGTCTTCATCTGGCTAATCCGACTTCTTTAGATTTTACCTTCCAAGTCACCCATTCCAtggcctcccagcctcccaggtTAGGACGGGGCCATTCATTCATCCACAgaagatatttattgagaaccaacTACGTGCCTGGAGGGTCTCGTGATTCTGCTGGAGAGAAAGCAGCAAGTACCGTAAGACAGCAACTGCCTGCCCCAGGAAGGATGGCAGGCACCAAACATTTAAGCAAATAAGTGTTTTCAGGCAGTGATTAGTGTCCTTGAATTAGTGTTCCTCCACCATCACACTGACTGACCAACATGTTCGGAAGATGTAGAGACATGTCCGGTTTCCTCCACTCCACTCTATATCCGCAGCACCCAGCGCCGGGCCTGGCCCTCTAGGGGCCTCAGTAAAAGAATGTGGAAGGAACAAATGGAGGTAAGACCCGACCTTCGGATATTTTGGCCCAAGGCCTCTAAAGTGTCCAACAGACAATCCTATGTGATCCACTGGAAACCAGAAGATCATATTAGAACTTCTGATGACAGTCACTGGTTAGTGAGCCCATCCTTTCAACTTTCCAGTGttgtatttttgtgtatgttttcataCACACGGTGTTTTGTTAGAGCACACGTACATAAGCACCCATAAGCTAAAGGTATAATGCACATGATATGCACACATATTCGTATACGTAAGCATACAAATACTGAGGCTAGCAAGTTTTTGAGAGGCGTGTGCACTCAAAAGTTTGGAGACCACCATTTAGACCGGGGGTCGGCAAACTGTGGCCTGCAGACTAGTTTTTGTAGTTTTGTTGGCTTATAGCCACGCCCACTCACTTACCTGTCATCTGCGCTAACATGGCCATGTTGAGTAACCAGCACCAAGATCtcatggcctgcaaagccaaaaacGTTTCCTCTccggccctttacagaaaaagctggCTGATTCCTGGGTTAGACCAAGGCTCCCAAAGAGATGTGTCACATCACAGTCCCAGGAGAGTCTCCTCTGAAGAAAAGAGTCTGTGGTCCCATCAGTTGGAGACATCACTTCTGGGGAGCATATTAGAGGCCCCCAGAAGTCCCACCAGAGAAAAACCGGCTGGCTTTTGTCTAAACATCCTCACTTTTATCTCTCCAAGGGATCCCCTCACAACACGAACAACCATAGTGCCCCGTTGGGAAGCCCTAGAGTTCTTCACGAGCCCTGGACCCAGCAACCAGCAGAGCTCAATACAGATCCCAactgaaaattccagaaatgggCCACAGGCACCTGTGAAGTTTTACAAAAGGCTTCTCAGCTAGGCATGGAGCGCCGTCCCCTTGGGGCATTCAGCAAAATTCCATTTCTGCACAGCCCCAAACTGGACATCTGGAAGACTTCAAAGGCCCAGTTATCAACCAGCTACAGGGGACGTGAGAGAGGGTAGTTGAGTAGAAAGGCTCCGAGTCAGACAGACCAGGGCTTGCATTCTACTAGCTGGGTAATTATAACCTCTGAGGCTTCGTGTTCCTATCTATGTACGTACCTGTAGAGCTGAGGATTAAATTAGTGTGAAAGAAAAAGGCACGTGCCTGGTGTTCAGTAAATAAGTAACATCATCAACATTATTCTAGAACTCATCATGTGACTCCTCCGCTCCAaaaccttccatggctccccagtgc contains:
- the ORAI1 gene encoding calcium release-activated calcium channel protein 1; this translates as MHPEPAPPPSSNSPELPLSGGSTTSGSRRSRRRSGDGEPSGSPPPPPAVTYPDWIGQSYSEVMSLNEHSMQALSWRKLYLSRAKLKASSRTSALLSGFAMVAMVEVQLDADHDYPPGLLIAFSACTTVLVAVHLFALMISTCILPNIEAVSNVHNLNSVKESPHERMHRHIELAWAFSTVIGTLLFLAEVVLLCWVKFLPLKKQPGQPRPTSKPPAAGAVANVSSSGITPGQAAAIASTTIMVPFGLVFIVFAVHFYRSLVSHKTDRQFQELNELAEFARLQDQLDHRGDRPLTPGSHYA